The region taacagagacaacaggcatgccaactacAGGTTTATTCCTATCTTTaggatcaggtttagcaattctagtagcttcatcacagaagtaaataacatgcccatcaatattgtcaaccaagagatatttaaccatagcaacattaggttcaactttaatttgtccaGAGGGTCTAGGCGTTctgatattacttttgttaactgcAGTTGAGAatttagcatgttccttaatcctaacaggaaaaggaggtttctcaatataagcagtaggcacaacaggatcaacattgtaaatgatagcttcatctttaactataacggtattttctttaatagggtgtgatatttaaaccacttttacttagagagatcaacatgagtagcaaatgattcacagaaagaggctactatctcaaagttaagtccatatttagtgctaaacttatgaaaagcatcggtgtccataaaagatttaacacaatcaaactcaagtttCATATCATACTCTTTACCTtagttgagttcccaatcttcagagttgcatttaattctttccagaagatcccatttgaattcaatagttttcttcataaaggaaccggtAGAAGAagaatcaagcatggtttgatcattatgagaaagccgagcataaaaattcggtatgataatttctcttgaaagctcatattggggcatgtgtacatcatttacttaatcctcccccaagcttgagcgatactttctccttcatgaggccaaaaattatatatataattccgatcacgatgatccagatgcataagataaaacttatgatgaaattccaatttcaatcggttccaATCCCACGTTCCaatgtcatcacatagcctataccatgttaatgcctttccctccaaagataaagggaaaaccttcttactAACTCCATCTTCAGataaacttgcaagcttaaataatccacaaactttatccagatagattaagtgcatatcaggatgtattgttctgtctcctgcataaggattagctagcagtttctctattatacccaaaggaatctcataataaatattttcagtaggtttagtaggttgaggggcaaatcTTTGTGCCTCCAGTCAAGATGAAGATAccttgaacaaacccctcaaaggattactttcatagtaacaagtgacagtaaatttcagcacgtaatataaatttttccttaccaaattccactcgccaaaggcacttcactccccagcTATGGAGCAACAAAAGAGTCTTGATGGCCcacagtataggggatcaatcttagtcctttcgataagtaagagtgtcaaacccaacgaggagcagaaggaaatgacaagtggttttcagcaaggtattttctgcgagcactgaaattatcggtaacagatagtctgatagcaaggtaatttctaATGATCAACAAGTAGTAACAGTAATAAAGGTGCAacaaggtagaccaatcctttttgtagcaaagtacatgccggtacggtctcttataataagcaaagcgttcttgaggacacgcgggaatttcatctagtcactttcatcatgtttggattcacgttcgctactttgataatttgatatataggTCGACCGCTGCTTGGAtgtttttcttacttgaacaagcctcccacttatgattacccccccttgcaagcatccacgactacgaaagaagaattaagataaatctaaccatagggaaacatatggatccaaatcagccccttacggaataacgcataaactagggtttgagcttgtgtcactctaccaacccatcatcCAATTACTACTCCATAATGCCTTCCCttgggcccaagtatggtgaagtgtcatgtagttgacattcacaagacaccactaagggaaagaacaacatacatatcatcaaaatatcaaacgaataccaaattcacacgattacttatgataatacttctcccatgtcctcaagaacaaaagtaactactcacaaatcatattcatgttcaagatcataggggtattgaatataatcaaggatctgaacatataatctttcaccaaataaaccaattactagcatcaactacaagatgtaatcaacactactagcaacccacaggtaccaatctggggttttgagacaaagattgaatataagaggtgaactagggtttgagatgatatggtgatggtgaagatgttgatgaagattggtcctcccacgatgagagggttgTTCGTGATGTCGACtggttcgatttccccctcccagagggaagtatccccggcgaaatcgctccgccaaagagcaaaagtgctcctacccagggttccgcctcgagatgatggagcttcgtcccaaaagtcctctcctgattttttTTGTAGGGCAAATGGcttcatataacagaagatgggcctcggaggctggccaggggccccacgagccaccagggtgcgcctaggggtGTGGGCACGCTTAGGTGCCTCATGGGCACCTAGTGGCCCTCCGCTGGtatttattttctccaatattttatatatatttcaaaataattctctgtgaaatttcagctgatttggagttgtgcagaataggtatctctgacatagctttttcaactctagaattccagctgccggcattctccctcttcatgtaaatcttgcaaattaagagagaaaaggcatagaaTTGCACCACAAAGTATTATTTTGATAAAAATATCATAAATAACAgtatgaaaacatgatgcaaaatggacgtatcaatttccATTAAGGTTCCACCTGCAACAGAGTCtagaagatttctagaaacaaagtttagtcctgcataaattttttgtataatcattcataaacttaaaccatgacTGGGACAATTTCTTATCATTAATTCATTctgtcccaagattgtgcaacatgttcatgctgaagttgcttaaaattcataatttgatgtctaagagaaataattttagtgggaggaaaatacttggcaataaaagcatccttacacttaccccaagaatcaatactatttctaggcaaggatgaaaaccaagttttagcacggtctcgtagtgagaacggaaataattagaatttgacaatatcattatccacatttttcttcttctgcatatcacataattcaacgaaagtattaagatgggatgcaacatcttcattaggactaccagAAAATAATTCTTTCATAACAATATTTAGCAAAGTGGCATTAATATCACATGACTCCGctcagtggcgggaggagcaattggagtactaataaacattattattagtatttgaaaaatcacacaacttagtGTTTTCTTGAGACATAGCGACAAaccaagcaaacgagcaaacaaaaatattttttgtatttttgtaaagaaaaatataagtgggggagatgaaaacgagaggcaaagaaaaataaaataagagCAAGTAGAGAATAGTTTGTGCGaaggtacttgataggttttgatgatgtctccccggcaaccacGCCAAAAATTCGTCCTGCTACttctgagctgcgttgggatttcctcgaagaggagaggagatgcagtacaatagagataagtatttcccttaattaagaaccaatgttatcaatccagtaggagactcacAGAAAGCCTTGTGAACAGCATCTGCAAACACAAAATCAAATACTTGTACCCAACGCAAACaatagggttgtcaatccccttggagGTTACTTGgaaggattaaatctcgtagtggtagatagataaattgcaaagataagataaaataaaatagaaagttGCAACAATGCATTTCTctgtttttatatatgataaaagtatacCCGggagccatagttttcactagaggcttctctctcgaacacatagcatacggtgggtgaacaaattactgttgcccAATtgctagaaaagcgcatagttatgatgatattcaaggcaatgatcatgtatataggcattcatctagaaccaatgttatcaatctagtaggagactcttgcctacatctacttctattactccacccatcgaccgctatccagcattcatctagggtattaagtataaaacagagtaacgccttaagcaagatgacataatgtagacaaagtaaCCCAATCAATATAAATAAACCCTgttgttttacccttaatggcaacaatacaaatacgtgtcttgtccctttctgtcattgggatagagcaccgcaagattgaacccatcacaaagaacctctcccactgaagataaatcaatctaattggccaaaccaaatggatagatcggagagaaatacaaagctataacaatcatgcataataaagttcagaaaagactccattaatattcataaatattcagatcataaacccatagttcatcggatcccaacaaacacaccgcaaaagaagattacatcggataaaaCTCTAAGAAAATATAGGAGAACActgtattaaagatcaaagagagagagaagaaaccatctagctactagctctggacctgtaggtctgtggtgaactactcatacATTATCGGAATGCAACAatgatgatgtagaaaccctctgtgatcgattccccctccgggagagtatcggaaaaggcctccagatgggatcgcagaagaacagaagcttgcggcggtggaaaaaatgtttcgggtggctctctagtatattgggaatatttgggaatttatagaggcggaattaggtcaagaggttcCACGAGGGGCTCACAAGCTCAGGGGGCGTCCCCTGGGGCGCGCCTGGTAAGCTTGTCGCTCCCTCATGACTCTTTTGGTCTTCTCCCAAACCTTcgtgggtctcttctggtccaaaaaaatcacaGTAacgtttcatcgtgtttggactccatttggtattgattttttgaaaagccaaaaacaagcaaaaacaacaacaactggcactgggcactaggttaataggttagtcccaaaaaatgatataaaatagcatttagatgcatataaagcatccaagattgatactataatagcatggaacagtaaagaaattatagatacgttgaggaCCTATCAGCCACCTCTATGCACAGTCGCGCCGGTAGCCAACGGGGGAGGGAAGGCCATGGGGGTGGCAGAGGGAGGGAAGCAGAGCGACGTTGAGGTGGGCGCTGACGTCGGAGTGGCTTCCGGCGAGAGCTAGGATCTAGGAGCGGTGAGGGGCACTACTCCATCATAAGAGCGGAGACGTTTGCTTTCATAAAAAAGTGCATATGCTCTACCCCATGTTTCCTGGATTCTCCAGGGTCGTCGAAAACCATTCTActtcctttcaccgacatgtgggacatccgacATCTGGATCCacgtgccatgcaccaaattagagtgcagaaCTCCAGGGGAGAGTCACCCtagtcgtagcgccacagtaataatgaataatgagtcatcaaatcacaaaacctcACCTTTCTCGCAGTAAGTTGGAcatacgaagcaaccatcattttagTATTCATTCAACCCGTCTTTTCCTTAAAAACTCGAGAAAATGACCACTGGCGAAGAGTTGATGCTAACAGCAAGCCATATACCATATGAACCTTTCAAATATGTGGATGATTCTAGAAAACAATAATACATTCGCTCTACCGTAGCAGGCACATTCCGTGGTCGAGCCAAGAATTTTCTCCTTGGTATTCATTGGTATTCATTTGTGCAATGCAATAGAAACATACAACTAGCAATAGTATACCAACCGATCAACAATTATTTGATATTTTATTGAATGCTCCGGCGTCACGACTAGACACAGTAGCTATGAGTCCCAGCTATTTGGGTCTATATTGATTCTTGATTTTGAGATTCACAAGTTTAAActactactccatccgtcccataatgtaaaacTTTTTTAACATTGTGAGACGGAGTATATAATCATATAAAGATCCCAAAATCCCACGATTTTGTTTTATAAATAACCCCATACTCCCATCCGCAGATCCGCTCGTACAAAACACACTCCCCGAACTCAAACTCGTCTAAAACACTCCCGGAAGTAGTACACCTAAACCATGTCACAGTCCCTAAATAAATACGTCACGGACCCGTGGGACCCGTGTATTTGGTAGCCCACCTGTCATCGAAAGGTCAGCGTCTTGTGTGAGTAAAGAACCCTCAAAGTGGTAGTACCGACTACCCATGTCCCTTCATTTTCGGCGGCCCCCACGCGTCCCGCAACCCACGAACCGACAATGTGGACCCACACAAATCATGAGACCCACACGGCAGCGATACCGCCCACAACTTATCCGAAGAAATCTCCCTTCCTCGACTGAATTAGAACCCTACTGCCGCGGCGCTTCCCCGGCTGCCCAGCTCCTGGCCATCCCCCAGACTCTTCATCATCTCCCCCAAATCCCCGCGCCGATCGATCTCCAAGATTTGCCCTGGCCCCGAGCGATTCCATCTCCCCAATCAGAATTCTATTCGCCTGAATCGGAGCAGGACTTGTCCCAGTTCCGTCGTCATGGGCGGCTGGAACCGCATCTCCAGTGCCGGTGGTCTACTGAAGCCGCTCGCCGGCGTCCCTTTCGCCTCCAtgcccggcgccggcgccgcctACTTCCTCGTCGGCTCCGCGCTCGGGGTCTTCGCGATGCTGCACGCCTCCGAGTCCGAGGTCGGCCGCGAGTGGGCCTCCGCCGCGCACTGGGCCGCCCTGTCCCGCTCCGTGGGCGCGCATCACGTGCTCGTCGTAATGTCCCTGCTCTTCCTGGCCGCCATGGTCTGGCGCCTCGGCAAGCGCTGCGACGCGGTGGAGGGGCTCGTGGGGAGCGCGGGCGCCACGGTGCAAGCGGTGCGCGTCAGAGGCGTTGTCTGCACCGTGTGTGGGAGTGGGACGAAGGCGCGGGCTCTCAAGAAAGGCAACTCGGCCCACACCGTGGAGCGCGCCCGCTCTGGCAGCTGCTCTGACAAGCCTGTTTCGAGGTCGCTGGCTTCTGAGCTGGAGCAGGAGGCCGACACGGAGGACGAGGACATCGCGAGCGAGGTGAACGGCGCGGAGGAGGGCAGCGTGGAGCGGCTCAGGCGGCGGCTCGTGCGGGAGAGGAGGCTGAAGGAGGCGGCGCTAGAGGAGCTGGAGAAGGAGAGGCGCGCGGCGGCCTCTGCAGCTGACGAGGCCATGGCCAAGATCGCGTGCCTGCGGAACGAGAAGGCGCTGGTGGAGCGCGAGGCCAAGCAGTTCCGGGAGATGGTGCAGCAGAAGCAGATGTATGACCGGCAGGTGATCGAGTCTCTTCAGTGGATGATCAATAAGTTTGGCATGCAATCCGGGGAGCCAGAGTTTTCATCCGAGCGAGCAGTGTCAGAGACAAGCGAGGACGACCGAGACAAGCGGTTGTAGATCCTGCTTCCTGGTAGCTCAATGGAGCAGAAACGTTTGCCTGAAGCTGGGGAAGTTCTTGACAGTTCAGGTTCTTCATTTTGTATGGCATTCAGCAGCCATATAGGGCCTCCCAATGCCCAAATTTTGATAGCTGGTGCTGCTGTGAGATTACTCAAGCACACAaaactctgcagagattatatgtaATATCCACCTGTAAATATACCATCCTTTGCAAGCTCCTAAGATGTGATTAATAATCGAACTACAtgctttgtgacgcccccgattcaatcgtacactaatcatgcacgcaaatgtgtacgatcaagatcagggactcacggggagttatcacaacacaactctacaaataaaataagtcatacaagcatcataatacaagccaggggcctcgagggctcgaatacaagtgctcgatcatagacgagtcagcggaagcaacaatatctgagtacagacataagttaaacaagtttgccttaagaaggctagcacaaactaggatacagatcgaaagaggcacaggcctcctgcctgggatcctcctaactactcctggtcgtcgtcagcgggctgcacgtagtagtaggcacctccggtgtagtaggggtcgtcgtcgacggtggcgtctggctcctggactccagcatctggttgcgacaaccagaaagaaaggaaagggggaaaaaggggggagaaagcaaccgtgagtactcatccaaagtactcgcaagcaaggaactacactacatatgcatgggtatgtgtaaagggccatatcagtggactgaactgcagaatgccagaataaggggggatagctagtcttatcgaagactacgcttctggtcacattcgtcttgcaacaggcagaagagggtaggtcgaagtcctccaagtagcatcgcatagcatatcctacccggcgatcctcccctcgtatccctgagggagagcgaccaccggttgtatctggcacttggaagggtgtgttttattaagaatccggttctagttgtcataaggtcaaggtacaactccaagtcgtcctgttaccgaagatcacggctattcgaatagattaacttccctgcaggggtgcaccacataacccaacacgctcgatcccatttggccggacacactttcctgggtcatacccggcctcggaagatcaacacgtcgcagctccacctaggcacaacagagaggccagcacgccggtctaaacctaagcgcacaggggtctgggcccatcgcccatagcacacctgcacgttgcgagggcggtcgaaagcagacctagcctagtggcgttccagtccaattcggcgcgcgccgctccgtcgctgacgtctgaagtgcttcggctgataccacgacgtcgggatacccataactactcccacgtagatggttagtgcgtataggctcgtagccgactcagatcaaataccaagatctcgttaagcgtgttaagtatccgcgaacgccgaacagggccaggcccacctgtctcctaggtggtctcaacctgccctgtcgctccgccacaaagtaacagtcgagggccgtcgggaacccaggcccacctctaccgggatggagccacctgtcctttcagccccctcgtcagaatcacttgcgggtactcaatgagctgacccgactttagtcaccatctgtatagtatgtatgtatgtatagtatatacccgtgaNNNNNNNNNNNNNNNNNNNNNNNNNNNNNNNNNNNNNNNNNNNNNNNNNNNNNNNNNNNNNNNNNNNNNNNNNNNNNNNNNNNNNNNNNNNNNNNNNNNNNNNNNNNNNNNNNNNNNNNNNNNNNNNNNNNNNNNNNNNNNNNNNNNNNNNNNNNNNNNNNNNNNNNNNNNNNNNNNNNNNNNNNNNNNNNNNNNNNNNNNNNNNNNNNNNNNNNNNNNNNNNNNNNNNNNNNNNNNNNNNNNNNNNNNNNNNNNNNNNNNNNNNNNNNNNNNNNNNNNNNNNNNNNNNNNNNNNNNNNNNNNNNNNNNNNNNNNNNNNNNNNNNNNNNNNNNNNNNNNNNNNNNNNNNNNNNNNNNNNNNNNNNNNNNNNNNNNNNNNNNNNNNNNNNNNNNNNNNNNNNNNNNNNNNNNNNNNNNNNNNNNNNNNNNNNNNNNNNNNNNNNNNNNNNNNNNNNNNNNNNNNNNNNNNNNNNNNNNNNNNNNNNNNNNNNNNNNNNNNNNNNNNNNNNNNNNNNNNNNNNNNNNNNNNNNNNNNNNNNNNNNNNNNNNNNNNNNNNNNNNNNNNNNNNNNNNNNNNNNNNNNNNNNNNNNNNNNNNNNNNNNNNNNNNNNNNNNNNNNNNNNNNNNNNNNNNNNNNNNNNNNNNNNNNNNNNNNNNNNNNNNNNNNNNNNNNNNNNNNNNNNNNNNNNNNNNNNNNNNNNNNNNNNNNNNNNNNNNNNNNNNNNNNNNNNNNNNNNNNNNNNNNNNNNNNNNNNNNNNNNNNNNNNNNNNNNNNNNNNNNNNNNNNNNNNNNNNNNNNNNNNNNNNNNNNNNNNNNNNNNNNNNNNNNNNNNNNNNNNNNNNNNNNNNNNNNNNNNNNNNNNNNNNNNNNNNNNNNNNNNNNNNNNNNNNNNNNNNNNNNNNNNNNNNNNNNNNNNNNNNNNNNNNNNNNNNNNNNNNNNNNNNNNNNNNNNNNNNNNNNNNNNNNNNNGCGTGGGAGGGAAACGGAGTGCGGGGCCGCAACGAGCAGGCCCGCAGGCGGCAGGGGAGCCGGGGCGcggtggcgcaccagcaacaagggGACGACGCAGCGACAACGGCAACGCAACGGCAGGAGCAGCAGTAGCTAAGCATGAGCAGCAGTAACAGGAAGTAAGAGCAGCAGCGGCACCATGGGGGGGGGATATGCGAGGTGCTCACATCGAGCAGTAGAGGAGCTTGGGGAGGCCGGAACGGGTCGTGGTGGTCATGGCCGGCGGCCTGCCGGCGTTGGAGGGCGTCGGAGCGGGGCGACTCGCTGGGAGCGGCTGCGGCCGGGTTCAGTGCGCGCCGGCGGGACCCTGCCGGCATGGTCCGACGATGGGGTGGACTCGGCGAGGGGCGCCAGCCTGGTGGCGGGGATGGGAGGCGCCCACCGAGGTGGGCAGCGGGGCGCTGCCCCGATCCAGTCGAGGGAGGTGAGAGGAGGGGCGCGGAGGAGtccgggaggggcggcggcctTAGCGGAGCGGCGGCGAGGGGGCGCCGTTGCGCCCCGATCCGGATCGAGAGGGAGCGAGNNNNNNNNNNNNNNNNNNNNNNNNNNNNNNNNNNNNNNNNNNNNNNNNNNNNNNNNNNNNNNNNNNNNNNNNNNNNNNNNNNNNNNNNNNNNNNNNNNNNNNNNNNNNNNNNNNNNNNNNNNNNNNNNNNNNNNNNNNNNNNNNNNNNNNNNNNNNNNNNNNNNNNNNNNNNNNNNNNNNNNNNNNNNNNNNNNNNNNNNNNNNNNNNNNNNNNNNNNNNNNNNNNNNNNNNNNNNNNNNNNNNNNNNNNNNNNNNNNNNNNNNNNNNNNNNNNNNNNNNNNNNNNNNNNNNNNNNNNNNNNNNNNNNNNNNNNNNNNNNNNNNNNNNNNNNNNNNNNNNNNNNNNNNNNNNNNNNNNNNNNNNNNNNNNNNNNNNNNNNNNNNNNNNNNNNNNNNNNNNNNNNNNNNNNNNNNNNNNNNNNNNNNNNNNNNNNNNNNNNNNNNNNNNNNNNNNNNNNNNNNNNNNNNNNNNNNNNNNNNNNNNNNNNNNNNNNNNNNNNNNNNNNNNNNNNNNNNNNNNNNNNNNNNNNNggccagctgggccgaggcccagcgaggggtggggcttttattttccttttgttgttgttttttcatttttttttctgttttattttagttgcactatatttttggtttagtaaaatatgaaaatagctCTAAAACTAGTGTGTCAAATTAATCCACtattctaagaagttttacctcagaataaaaaaatagtttagtatttggtaaaatatattaggagtataactaattgttttgatgttgttttaatcactttagggtatttaaatattttataaagatgttgttactccaccaataatatccatgatttatttgccaCATTAagcacattttagttttgacttttgaaaactttaattgtttgactcgattttaaatttgaattcgaaccgtttctgaaccatcgcgagattagtaacagtaaccgaggtgatgtggcatcattagcgtggaattattGTAGCCTAATCATCCGGGCGTCACATGCTTCAACTGCACAAATGCTCAATGCTATCTGCGGGACCCTTTTAAGTCTTATTATTGTGAGCTCAATAGATGTGTGTACTAGTCTTTTGGTACATGATACTGGATTTCTAAATGCAAAGATCTTCCAGTTTCGAGTAAGTCCCAGCTTTGGAATACCTCAAAAGGCATTTACGAGTTTTTGACTGTGTTGATTTACAAGCCACACACTTGATTTCTTCATGATCAGGCTGAACTTGGAAACAGGGAGGGTTCAGCTATTTCCATTTTTTATTGTCCTGACCAGCACTGCTGTTTAATTGTTCTTGGACGGTGAAATCTTGGTTTTGCTAGTTTTTCTGTGTCTGATTCGTGCTTCTAGTGGCAGTCTTGGATACTAGGGCACTGTATTACTTCACTGGTTGATATGCTATTCACTAAAAGTTATAATTAGGATGCTTCAGCTGTCAATTGTAAGTTAGATAATTCACATTGGCAATTATTGTTCACCATATGAAGATATTTACGTCGAAAGATATTTTTGCAGTGGTATTTCTTCTAAAAAAGCATTGTAGTGGCATATGCTAATTTGAAACCAATTTACAGGTTCTCAAATTACGCAAATCTCATAGATAGTACATATTTACTGTGCTGGTGACGTGTTTTGCGCTGTAGTATGATATAGATTCATTAGGCAAACTTGCATCCGGTGGTAGACTACGGTAAATAGGACCGGTGAGTTTTGATCCAAGAATTTGCTTCCCGTTTGGATAGCTCTCCATCCAAAAGCCCCTGAGCCGACTATCTCCTGGCAGCTAATCAGTAAACGACTTCTCCATAACAGTTTGAAGATTGGAGGTGCCCTCTGGCTGGACTGCCCAGTTTTCTTAATCAGTTGCAGATGTGTGTATAGCGCTGAAGCCACTGCTGCCGGCACAAATACACTTTGTTCATCAAGCAGTCTGTTATTCATTGGCAAGGTCagcattc is a window of Triticum dicoccoides isolate Atlit2015 ecotype Zavitan chromosome 2B, WEW_v2.0, whole genome shotgun sequence DNA encoding:
- the LOC119364522 gene encoding protein FLOURY 1-like, with the protein product MGGWNRISSAGGLLKPLAGVPFASMPGAGAAYFLVGSALGVFAMLHASESEVGREWASAAHWAALSRSVGAHHVLVVMSLLFLAAMVWRLGKRCDAVEGLVGSAGATVQAVRVRGVVCTVCGSGTKARALKKGNSAHTVERARSGSCSDKPVSRSLASELEQEADTEDEDIASEVNGAEEGSVERLRRRLVRERRLKEAALEELEKERRAAASAADEAMAKIACLRNEKALVEREAKQFREMVQQKQMYDRQVIESLQWMINKFGMQSGEPEFSSERAVSETSEDDRDKRL